DNA from Metabacillus flavus:
ATGAAAGACTGCGCGAAGCCATCCAGAAAAAACTGTTTGCTGATCTGAAGGATGTTGTGAAAATTACGACCTCATCCAAGACACCGGATGAACAGCAGCTGAAGAAGGTAAACGAAGTCGTCAAGCGATTGATTGATGAGCATGGCTATAATTCAACTTCTGCAAATGAACTGCTGCGTTATGTTGGAAGTTTGCTGAATCGATAGGTGTGCTGCGAGCCGGGAGATTCCCGGCTTTTTGTTTTGGCTGTATGGGCCGTGCCTGACCCCTGTTCTGATAAAGGAGTAAAGCTCTGGCACCGATCCTTCTGAGCCTATATGTATCAACGTTTTCTGGAGGGTGGTCTCTGTCCCGCAATACGGTAAAGAAACCGGGGACTGGCACGGTGCCAGTCCCCGGTTTCTTTACAATAATAAAGCTCTGGCACTGTGTCTTCAAATCCCTTGATCCATATAGAGTACAGAAGTGTTTCCTCTGTCCCCCATTGCGGTAAAGCAGAGCGGGTCAGGCGCCACGTTTCACCCCGCCCTTAACCGGGTAATTACTCTATATAATCTCCTAAGGAGTGATAGAAATGGATCAAAAGAATCCGAAGAAATCAAAAGAGAGTTCAAGTATTCGCGATATGGATGATTTGGTGGAACAATCCAAAATCATGGAGCATATGAAAACAAATAAGGAAGTAAAGAAATCGGGAAAGACTCCGGATCCCGATCAGCATAAAGAAAACGAGAATAAATAATCAATAGAACCCTTGCCCCGTGCAAGGGTTCTTTCATTTAATATGTATAAAATCTGCCAGATTCCTTCTAAAAATACCTTGTCTAATTTTTGAGTGAAGGGCGCCCAATTTTCATAATTGTTTGTCAATAATCCTCATCCCCCGCATAGGATAGAGTAATCTCAAAAAATCAGCCAACGGAGAGAAATTCATTCACCGACATCATATGCAATGGGCTCCAAATCGGTGACAGATGGCAGAGCAATTTTTAAAAAGTTTGGAGGGGAAGGGGAATATGTCAAAAGGAGACGCAAGCAACTTCGTCATTTCGAATGAAGATTGGTCCCTCCACCGCAAAGGCTATGACGACCAGCTAAGGCATCAGGAGAAGGTTCAGGAAGCGATTAAAAATAACCTGCCTGACCTGATTACCGAGGAAAGCATCATTATGTCCAATGGTAAAAACGTAGTGAAGATTCCAATCCGGTCACTCGATGAATATAAGATCCGCTATAATTATGATAAAAACAAACATGTCGGGCAGGGTGACGGCGACAGCCAGGTGGGAGATGTAGTCGCACGGGACGGTTCGCAGCAGGGTCAGGGACCAGGAAAAGGCCAGGGAGCAGGAGACCAGGCGGGGAAGATTATTACGAAGCCGAAGTGTCCATGATGGAGCTTCAGGAGGCTTTGTTCAGCGAGCTGGAGCTGCCCAACCTGAAGCGTAAGGAAATGGCAGAGAATGTTGTGGAGAATATAGAGTTTAACGATATCCGCAAAACCGGTTTGATGGGAAATATCGATAAGAAACGGACGATGATGTCTGCTTATAAACGAAACGCAATGAAGGGAAAGGCGCAATTCTATCCGATCTATCCCGAGGATTTGAAGTTTAAGACATGGAATGAGGTTATTAAGCCGGAGTCCAAGGCAGTCGTTATTGCGATGATGGACACAAGCGGCAGTATGGGATTATGGGAAAAGTACATGGCCCGAAGCTTTTTCTTCTGGATGACGAGGTTTCTCCGTACGAAATATGAGCATGTGGAAATTGAATTCATAGCCCATCATACTGAAGCAAAGGTTGTATCTGAAGAAGATTTTTTCAATAAAGGAGAGAGCGGAGGTACGATTTGCTCCTCTGTTTACAGGAAAGCCCTTGAAATCATTGATGAAAAATACCAGCCTGCCCGTTATAACATTTATCCATTCCATTTTTCAGATGGGGATAATCTAACGTCCGATAATGCGAGATGTGTGAAGCTTGTCGGTGAATTAATGAAGGTATCCAATATGTTTGGATACGGCGAGGTCAATCAGTATAACCGGCACTCGACCTTAATGTCCGCTTATAAAAACATCACCAATGAAAACTTCCGCTATTATATCCTCAAGCAAAAAGTCGATGTATTCCATGCGATGAAAAGCTTTTTCCGAAAAGAAGCAGCTGAAATGACTAGCTGAACAGGGCCTTGCGTACAGCATGTATGCAGGGCTTTTTTTTATGATTGACAATTACCAAACGAAACAATGAAATGTTTATATAATTACAAACATAAACAGGAAGTGTTTACAGGCTGCCGCGTCGACGTGTCAGCCTGTTTATTTTTTATCCTAAGCGCAGTACCAGATTATGCAAAAACAGAGTGATAAAAACCTTGTTAAAACGCTTACATTCTAATATACTGTTACTAAACCGATTTACTAAACCGATTTATTAAGAATTAGGAGGTGTTTATTTTGAGATCCATCGTCATCCCTTTCCATGCTTTGGATGGAGGGGAACTCCAGTTAGACGATCATGCCCAGCTTTTTCCCCTCATTCATTCAGTCGGAGCTGATGGAGCGGAAATAAGAAAAGAGCGTATGACGGAAGCTGAATTGCCGCTTAAAGCCACCAAGGAAGATGTGTATTCGGCTCCGGCCGAGCTCTTTGATGAACAAGGCAGGCTCAATAAGGAAATGTTCCAATTAGCAGATGAAATGAAACGGCACGGTGCAGGAGCACTGAAGGTATCGCTTGGCTATTTTATTCCCCAGGTTTTTGAGATTGAGAGCTTGATAGAGCTGATGTCTCATTTCCAAGAATCCGAGGTTCTCTATGTTGAAAATGATCAAACATCCTACGGGGGAAAAATAACGCCAATGAAAGTATTTTTTGAAAGCGTTTCCTGTTTTGATTTGCCGATTGGCATGGTGTTTGATACAGGGAACTGGCGGTATGCAGGAGAAGATCTGATGGACGCAGCAGGCAGACTAAGGAAATATGTTCGATACATTCACCTAAAGGAAACCGTCATGGAAGGGAATCAGCTGATTACCGCGCCTCCTGAACTGCATAAGGAGTCTTTGTGCAGCCAGGTTTTGAGCGTACTGCCTGAAAACTGTCCGATCGGACTTGAGTTCCCTATAAGAACAAAGGCTGAGGCTGTGAAATACGTTAACCATTTTAAAAGGAGTGAAAAAAATGTTGGATACAGTGACGTTCGGTGAAGCAATGGCCATGTTCATAGCCGATGATACAGGACCTCTTTATAGAGCAGAGCATTTCACCAGGTCTCTGGCGGGGGCGGAAACCAATACAGCGATAGGGTTTGCGAGGCTTGGCTTTAAAAGCGGCTGGGCGAGCAAGGTCGGAAGCGATGCATTTGGCGAATTTATTATGGACCGGCTGAAAAAAGAAGGCGTGAATGTTGACTGTGTTTTGACGGATTC
Protein-coding regions in this window:
- a CDS encoding sugar phosphate isomerase/epimerase family protein produces the protein MRSIVIPFHALDGGELQLDDHAQLFPLIHSVGADGAEIRKERMTEAELPLKATKEDVYSAPAELFDEQGRLNKEMFQLADEMKRHGAGALKVSLGYFIPQVFEIESLIELMSHFQESEVLYVENDQTSYGGKITPMKVFFESVSCFDLPIGMVFDTGNWRYAGEDLMDAAGRLRKYVRYIHLKETVMEGNQLITAPPELHKESLCSQVLSVLPENCPIGLEFPIRTKAEAVKYVNHFKRSEKNVGYSDVR